A portion of the Drosophila innubila isolate TH190305 chromosome 3L unlocalized genomic scaffold, UK_Dinn_1.0 0_D_3L, whole genome shotgun sequence genome contains these proteins:
- the LOC117786653 gene encoding E3 ubiquitin-protein ligase RNF146-A, which yields MSQQRATSSNDGATNNAEQSTSNTNNAIVVLDDSDNEDDDIQFVGTTISRPAIPMIDLCVSPSTSAAAAAAAAASATVANVGSGDSLKTTNIETAAASAASDVTAVVADTDTPTHTSTPTAALECPICLQTCIHPARLPCGHIFCFLCVKGVAYKNRRCAMCRREIPAEFLDHPQLVNGIDDICATRATEDGYQWYYEGRNGWWQYDDRTSQDIEEAFKKGDKSCSILVAGYVYIVDLEQLVQQRQNEPTRCRRVKRDLATIPKKGVAGLRIEGNQVTSDTVFSRPSNPTPTAAAAGGASSFISTIAARDAAIRIASDIIGSTLAHADELTRGLAASNISDSANDLSGEQAYSNPTQQSNTAGAEQREREQTGIMGIAASRSLASSHSNSIQDLMLSATEDLLDTTQQVIETNQHTIDLFEQALNDFQALTMRNFADSSDEDDDDDNGNDNVNNGVVVEQLEASEPHDGHNGPLSF from the exons aTGTCGCAACAGCGTGCAACAAGCAGCAACGACGGAGCCACCAACAACGCTGAACAAAGCACTAGCAACACAAACAATGCGATTGTTGTTTTGGACGACAGTGACAACGAGGACGATGATATACAATTTGTGGGTACAACTATTTCGCGTCCTGCAATACCAATGATCGATCTCTGCGTTTCACCATCCACCTCAGCTGCTGCGGCCGCCGCAGCTGCTGCGTCAGCGACAGTTGCCAACGTTGGTTCAGGTGATTCACTTAAAACCACCAATATAGAAACAG CTGCCGCCTCGGCTGCATCTGATGTCACTGCTGTCGTCGCGGACACggacacacccacacacacatccacaccCACCGCCGCCCTGGAGTGTCCCATTTGCTTGCAAACCTGTATACATCCCGCCCGTCTTCCCTGCGGTCACATCTTCTGCTTTTTGTGTGTTAAG GGAGTCGCCTACAAGAATCGTCGCTGTGCCATGTGCCGTCGGGAGATTCCTGCTGAATTTCTGGATCATCCACAGCTGGTGAATGGCATTGATGACATTTGTGCCACACGCGCAACGGAAGATGGTTATCAATGGTATTATGAGGGTCGCAATG GTTGGTGGCAATATGACGATCGCACCAGCCAGGACATTGAGGAGGCCTTCAAAAAGGGCGACAAATCCTGCTCCATACTCGTTGCCGGCTATGTATACATTGTGGATCTGGAGCAGCTTGTGCAGCAGCGTCAAAATGAACCCACCCGCTGTCGTCGTGTCAAACGTGACCTGGCCACCATACCGAAGAAGGGCGTGGCTGGACTACGCATCGAGGGCAACCAGGTGACCAGTGACACGGTGTTCAGTCGACCCAGCAACCCAACACCGACTGCTGCCGCTGCGGGTGGCGCTTCCAGCTTTATATCGACCATTGCTGCCCGGGATGCGGCCATTAGGATTGCCAGTGATATAATTGGCTCGACGCTGGCGCATGCGGATGAGTTGACACGCGGTCTGGCCGCCAGCAACATCAGCGATAGCGCCAACGATCTAAGCGGTGAGCAAGCCTACTCCAATCCTACACAGCAATCCAACACAGCAGGTGCAGAgcaacgggaacgggaacagACGGGTATTATGGGTATTGCCGCCTCGCGTTCGCTTGCCTCCTCGCACTCGAACTCCATACAGGATCTCATGCTCAGCGCCACTGAGGATTTGTTGGACACCACACAACAGGTTATTGAGACCAATCAACATACCATAGATCTCTTCGAGCAGGCCTTGAACGATTTTCAGGCACTCACCATGCGAAACTTTGCCGACTCCAGTGAtgaggatgacgatgatgataatgGTAATGATAATGTTAATAATGGCGTTGTGGTCGAGCAACTGGAGGCGAGCGAACCACACGATGGACACAATGGCCCattgagtttttaa
- the LOC117786645 gene encoding mitogen-activated protein kinase kinase kinase 13-A isoform X1 — translation MQPFSDSLSKSRDDLVNVVASRHQQQQLHYSRRRHHGSSPNLSLDQTDNLRRSMACLQDEFGHLGLATTDLPFKSADLDSSAPQHHNNYAEITDSSAENTCQQRWPPHAGGGGLASAFGHPDKPIGWMYGLLGCMKPVLSFIGKAGVIEVKSQRTEDWEIPFESITDLEWLGSGAQGAVFSGKLKNEIVAVKKVKELKETDIKHLRKLDHENIIKFKGVCTQSPVFCIIMEFCPYGPLQNILKEEQVMLPSRLVSWSKQIALGMQYLHSHKIIHRDLKSPNILISTNEVVKISDFGTSREWNEISTKMSFAGTVAWMAPEVIRNEPCSEKVDIWSYGVVLWEMLTCEIPYKDVDSSAIIWGVGNNSLKLLVPSTCPEGFKLLVKLCWKSKPRNRPSFRQILSHLDIAGPELLRKTEKQYFETQKSWKEEVRCHLKEITQNGTSIHKYEQDLIKRRTAEWRHAQDIRMVYEDKLQKTNQLFFELSECMTQLQEKEKEIAERERKLPGSGYKPTRRLGNTLRKMQHYRRRLNAPPAQQIQQQSSTPDPETTPESPVKCVLYAQLDGNCQPKSYCAVGNGLIIGGSMSSKNKKTWRHRRNGSGSFAAPPKYSPTRDRRYQSEPENRKVQLVERQTQTDAMDVSETDISPSAEHPIDVPPPNHRQLPLQLQRVQQLAAVMAQAKVQASTPVSNNSPANAASPSNGNSLSNSELTYQDACSSPDQLIDDVMNSNERLDIADCCSDNENLERLGRKVIEFINENRLSIQSNSTENGNGGSGGSTHNTVAPELRDVGVNSSPCLSRCSSTQSRRQKNPTIVIASNANGESSQEHLGEDSWSDEEGEDTDYNYALRRRSIGRLPIGRGMRPRRSYKAPLSQKIAIHKRNVVIVSDEENTSEYSHSPSSQHSTLESNTDVPEALKQTQHQQKQKNTNNSSSEADSSDSSEEEQEQEQKPKATASVVAATANSTLPMGAIRSSDIISIPTYEADGAVNMV, via the exons ATGCAACCATTTAGCGACAGTCTGAGCAAAAGTCGCGATGATTTGGTCAATGTCGTCGCCTCCagacaccagcaacaacaattgcactaCAGCAGGCGCAGACACCATGGCAGCAGTCCAAATCTATCGCTGGACCAGACCGATAATTTGCGGCGAAG TATGGCCTGTCTGCAGGATGAATTTGGACACCTAGGACTTGCCACAACAGATCTGCCATTCAAATCGGCTGACCTCGATTCATCTGCTCCACAGCACCACAACAACTATGCGGAGATCACAGACAGCAGCGCAGAAAATACGTGCCAACAGCGCTGGCCACCACATGCAGGAGGCGGGGGATTGGCCAGTGCATTTGGGCATCCGGACAAACCGATTGGCTGGATGTATGGGCTATTGGGTTGCATGAAGCCCGTGTTGTCCTTCATTGGCAAAGCGGGTGTGATCGAAGTGAAGAGTCAGCGCACCGAAGACTGGGAAATACCGTTCGAGTCTATTACGGATCTGGAGTGGTTGGGCAGTGGTGCCCAAGGTGCCGTCTTCAGTGGAAAGCTAAAGAATGAAATTGTGGCCGTAAAGAAAGTAAAGGAACTAAAGGAAACGGACATCAAGCATTTGCGAAAACTAGATCATGAGAACATTATCAAATTTAA AGGCGTTTGCACACAATCGCCCGTATTTTGCATCATCATGGAGTTCTGTCCGTATGGCCCGTTGCAGAACATTTTGAAGGAGGAGCAGGTCATGTTGCCGTCCCGTTTGGTCTCTTGGTCCAAACAAATTGCGCTGGGCATGCAATATTTGCACTCCCACAAGATCATTCACAGAGATCTTAAGAGTCCCAA CATACTGATTAGTACAAACGAAGTGGTGAAGATTAGCGACTTTGGCACGAGTCGCGAGTGGAATGAGATTAGCACTAAGATGAGCTTTGCGGGCACAGTGGCCTGGATGGCACCAGAGGTCATTCGGAATGAGCCATGCTCGGAGAAGGTGGACATTTGGTCGTACGGTGTGGTACTCTGGGAAATGCTCACCTGTGAGATACCCTACAAGGATGTCGACTCATCGGCCATCATTTGGGGTGTGGGCAATAACTCGCTCAAGCTGCTCGTGCCCAGCACCTGCCCCGAAGGCTTCAAGCTCCTCGTGAAGCTCTGTTGGAAGAGCAAGCCACGCAATCGTCCGTCGTTCCGGCAAATACTCAGTCATCTGGACATTGCCGGGCCGGAGCTGTTGCGTAAAACTGAAAAGCAATATTTTGAGACTCAAAAGTCATGGAAGGAAGAGGTGCGTTGCCATCTGAAGGAGATCACTCAGAATGGAACCAGCATACACAAATACGAGCaggatttaataaaaagacgCACCGCCGAGTGGCGACATGCCCAGGACATTCGCATGGTCTACGAGGATAAACTGCAGAAGACGAATCAATTGTTCTTCGAGCTCAGCGAATGCATGACGCAGCTGCAGGAGAAGGAAAAGGAAATTGCTGA ACGGGAAAGAAAATTACCTGGATCCGGCTATAAGCCCACCAGAAGATTGGGCAACACTCTCAGGAAAATGCAACATTATCGACGTCGACTGAATGCGCCGCCAGCACAACAAATTCAACAGCAATCCTCAACACCAGATCCAGAGACCACGCCAGAG AGTCCCGTGAAATGCGTGCTGTATGCGCAGCTGGACGGCAACTGCCAGCCCAAATCCTACTGTGCTGTGGGCAACGGCCTCATCATTGGCGGTAGCATGTCCAGCAAGAATAAAAAGACTTGGCGTCATCGACGCAATGGCTCGGGATCCTTTGCCGCGCCACCCAAATACAGTCCGACCCGTGATCGTCGCTATCAGAGCGAGCCGGAGAATCGTAAGGTGCAACTGGTGGAGCGGCAAACTCAAACGGATGCCATGGATGTCAGCGAGACGGATATTAGTCCCAGCGCCGAGCATCCGATTGATGTGCCGCCTCCCAATCATCGACAGCTGCCACTGCAGCTGCAACGTGTGCAACAATTGGCCGCCGTGATGGCCCAGGCCAAGGTTCAGGCCAGCACACCAGTCAGCAACAATTCCCCAGCCAATGCCGCTAGTCCATCGAATGGAAATTCTCTTAGCAATAGCGAATTGACCTATCAGGATGCCTGCTCCAGTCCGGATCAGCTCATTGATGATGTGATGAACAGCAATGAACGCTTGGACATCGCCGACTGTTGCAGCGACAATGAGAATCTTGAGCGTTTGGGTCGCAAAGTCATCGAGTTTATTAACGAGAATCGTCTGTCCATACAATCGAATTCCACTGAGAATGGCAACGGCGGAAGTGGAGGAAGTACTCACAACACAGTAGCTCCTGAGCTGCGTGATGTGGGTGTGAACAGCAGTCCGTGTCTGAGTCGATGCAGCAGCACTCAGAGCAGAAGGCAAAAGAATCCAACAATTGTGATCGCTAGCAATGCGAATGGAGAATCTTCCCAGGAGCATTTGGGTGAGGATAGCTGGTCAGATGAGGAGGGCGAGGATACAGACTACAATTATGCGCTACGCCGAAGAAG CATTGGTCGTCTGCCCATCGGACGTGGAATGCGGCCGAGACGCAGCTACAAGGCGCCACTGTCTCAAAAGATTGCCATACACAAACGAAATGTGGTCATCGTATCCGATGAGGAGAACACCTCCGAGTACAGTCACTCGCCCTCGAGTCAACACTCGACGCTTGAAAGCAATACGGATGTGCCTGAGGCTCTGAAGCAGacacaacatcaacaaaaacagaaaaacacaaacaacagtTCCAGCGAGGCGGATTCAAGTGACTCCAGCgaggaggagcaggaacaggaacagaaGCCCAAAGCAACAGCATCTGTTGTGGCAGCTACAGCAAATTCCACGTTACCCATGGGCGCAATACGCAGTAGCGATATTATATCCATACCGACCTATGAGGCTGATGGCGCCGTTAATATGGTTTAA
- the LOC117786645 gene encoding mitogen-activated protein kinase kinase kinase 13-A isoform X2 has product MVYYIPMFGRTDPPDKIITKEKSMACLQDEFGHLGLATTDLPFKSADLDSSAPQHHNNYAEITDSSAENTCQQRWPPHAGGGGLASAFGHPDKPIGWMYGLLGCMKPVLSFIGKAGVIEVKSQRTEDWEIPFESITDLEWLGSGAQGAVFSGKLKNEIVAVKKVKELKETDIKHLRKLDHENIIKFKGVCTQSPVFCIIMEFCPYGPLQNILKEEQVMLPSRLVSWSKQIALGMQYLHSHKIIHRDLKSPNILISTNEVVKISDFGTSREWNEISTKMSFAGTVAWMAPEVIRNEPCSEKVDIWSYGVVLWEMLTCEIPYKDVDSSAIIWGVGNNSLKLLVPSTCPEGFKLLVKLCWKSKPRNRPSFRQILSHLDIAGPELLRKTEKQYFETQKSWKEEVRCHLKEITQNGTSIHKYEQDLIKRRTAEWRHAQDIRMVYEDKLQKTNQLFFELSECMTQLQEKEKEIAERERKLPGSGYKPTRRLGNTLRKMQHYRRRLNAPPAQQIQQQSSTPDPETTPESPVKCVLYAQLDGNCQPKSYCAVGNGLIIGGSMSSKNKKTWRHRRNGSGSFAAPPKYSPTRDRRYQSEPENRKVQLVERQTQTDAMDVSETDISPSAEHPIDVPPPNHRQLPLQLQRVQQLAAVMAQAKVQASTPVSNNSPANAASPSNGNSLSNSELTYQDACSSPDQLIDDVMNSNERLDIADCCSDNENLERLGRKVIEFINENRLSIQSNSTENGNGGSGGSTHNTVAPELRDVGVNSSPCLSRCSSTQSRRQKNPTIVIASNANGESSQEHLGEDSWSDEEGEDTDYNYALRRRSIGRLPIGRGMRPRRSYKAPLSQKIAIHKRNVVIVSDEENTSEYSHSPSSQHSTLESNTDVPEALKQTQHQQKQKNTNNSSSEADSSDSSEEEQEQEQKPKATASVVAATANSTLPMGAIRSSDIISIPTYEADGAVNMV; this is encoded by the exons ATGGTTTATTATATACCAATGTTTGGACGTACCGATCCGCCggacaaaataataacaaaggaAAAGAG TATGGCCTGTCTGCAGGATGAATTTGGACACCTAGGACTTGCCACAACAGATCTGCCATTCAAATCGGCTGACCTCGATTCATCTGCTCCACAGCACCACAACAACTATGCGGAGATCACAGACAGCAGCGCAGAAAATACGTGCCAACAGCGCTGGCCACCACATGCAGGAGGCGGGGGATTGGCCAGTGCATTTGGGCATCCGGACAAACCGATTGGCTGGATGTATGGGCTATTGGGTTGCATGAAGCCCGTGTTGTCCTTCATTGGCAAAGCGGGTGTGATCGAAGTGAAGAGTCAGCGCACCGAAGACTGGGAAATACCGTTCGAGTCTATTACGGATCTGGAGTGGTTGGGCAGTGGTGCCCAAGGTGCCGTCTTCAGTGGAAAGCTAAAGAATGAAATTGTGGCCGTAAAGAAAGTAAAGGAACTAAAGGAAACGGACATCAAGCATTTGCGAAAACTAGATCATGAGAACATTATCAAATTTAA AGGCGTTTGCACACAATCGCCCGTATTTTGCATCATCATGGAGTTCTGTCCGTATGGCCCGTTGCAGAACATTTTGAAGGAGGAGCAGGTCATGTTGCCGTCCCGTTTGGTCTCTTGGTCCAAACAAATTGCGCTGGGCATGCAATATTTGCACTCCCACAAGATCATTCACAGAGATCTTAAGAGTCCCAA CATACTGATTAGTACAAACGAAGTGGTGAAGATTAGCGACTTTGGCACGAGTCGCGAGTGGAATGAGATTAGCACTAAGATGAGCTTTGCGGGCACAGTGGCCTGGATGGCACCAGAGGTCATTCGGAATGAGCCATGCTCGGAGAAGGTGGACATTTGGTCGTACGGTGTGGTACTCTGGGAAATGCTCACCTGTGAGATACCCTACAAGGATGTCGACTCATCGGCCATCATTTGGGGTGTGGGCAATAACTCGCTCAAGCTGCTCGTGCCCAGCACCTGCCCCGAAGGCTTCAAGCTCCTCGTGAAGCTCTGTTGGAAGAGCAAGCCACGCAATCGTCCGTCGTTCCGGCAAATACTCAGTCATCTGGACATTGCCGGGCCGGAGCTGTTGCGTAAAACTGAAAAGCAATATTTTGAGACTCAAAAGTCATGGAAGGAAGAGGTGCGTTGCCATCTGAAGGAGATCACTCAGAATGGAACCAGCATACACAAATACGAGCaggatttaataaaaagacgCACCGCCGAGTGGCGACATGCCCAGGACATTCGCATGGTCTACGAGGATAAACTGCAGAAGACGAATCAATTGTTCTTCGAGCTCAGCGAATGCATGACGCAGCTGCAGGAGAAGGAAAAGGAAATTGCTGA ACGGGAAAGAAAATTACCTGGATCCGGCTATAAGCCCACCAGAAGATTGGGCAACACTCTCAGGAAAATGCAACATTATCGACGTCGACTGAATGCGCCGCCAGCACAACAAATTCAACAGCAATCCTCAACACCAGATCCAGAGACCACGCCAGAG AGTCCCGTGAAATGCGTGCTGTATGCGCAGCTGGACGGCAACTGCCAGCCCAAATCCTACTGTGCTGTGGGCAACGGCCTCATCATTGGCGGTAGCATGTCCAGCAAGAATAAAAAGACTTGGCGTCATCGACGCAATGGCTCGGGATCCTTTGCCGCGCCACCCAAATACAGTCCGACCCGTGATCGTCGCTATCAGAGCGAGCCGGAGAATCGTAAGGTGCAACTGGTGGAGCGGCAAACTCAAACGGATGCCATGGATGTCAGCGAGACGGATATTAGTCCCAGCGCCGAGCATCCGATTGATGTGCCGCCTCCCAATCATCGACAGCTGCCACTGCAGCTGCAACGTGTGCAACAATTGGCCGCCGTGATGGCCCAGGCCAAGGTTCAGGCCAGCACACCAGTCAGCAACAATTCCCCAGCCAATGCCGCTAGTCCATCGAATGGAAATTCTCTTAGCAATAGCGAATTGACCTATCAGGATGCCTGCTCCAGTCCGGATCAGCTCATTGATGATGTGATGAACAGCAATGAACGCTTGGACATCGCCGACTGTTGCAGCGACAATGAGAATCTTGAGCGTTTGGGTCGCAAAGTCATCGAGTTTATTAACGAGAATCGTCTGTCCATACAATCGAATTCCACTGAGAATGGCAACGGCGGAAGTGGAGGAAGTACTCACAACACAGTAGCTCCTGAGCTGCGTGATGTGGGTGTGAACAGCAGTCCGTGTCTGAGTCGATGCAGCAGCACTCAGAGCAGAAGGCAAAAGAATCCAACAATTGTGATCGCTAGCAATGCGAATGGAGAATCTTCCCAGGAGCATTTGGGTGAGGATAGCTGGTCAGATGAGGAGGGCGAGGATACAGACTACAATTATGCGCTACGCCGAAGAAG CATTGGTCGTCTGCCCATCGGACGTGGAATGCGGCCGAGACGCAGCTACAAGGCGCCACTGTCTCAAAAGATTGCCATACACAAACGAAATGTGGTCATCGTATCCGATGAGGAGAACACCTCCGAGTACAGTCACTCGCCCTCGAGTCAACACTCGACGCTTGAAAGCAATACGGATGTGCCTGAGGCTCTGAAGCAGacacaacatcaacaaaaacagaaaaacacaaacaacagtTCCAGCGAGGCGGATTCAAGTGACTCCAGCgaggaggagcaggaacaggaacagaaGCCCAAAGCAACAGCATCTGTTGTGGCAGCTACAGCAAATTCCACGTTACCCATGGGCGCAATACGCAGTAGCGATATTATATCCATACCGACCTATGAGGCTGATGGCGCCGTTAATATGGTTTAA
- the LOC117786646 gene encoding uncharacterized protein LOC117786646 codes for MANYRKDQNRFSCPDSQTCSRKRSIYSNNKIGANYSNYMEHDNCENYSNLLESKNCGVPKSQVNRSNVVCNGNKIQNRTKIEVDSIGSAVGLTCSTTPTVRRCKCPGKESHDRTFAQDFATYLKAFALIYVLPEEEWTTENIDKLLLEGEQLFQICSEDDHADGPLYQSNIYTNIEERVKRKFKLEGHSFTVELKPPYLGEEKIPMEQRPPHIIRNLKTILQAFFLTAHYCLLLYKAGYLLIWRRRKVFFVMDVKGRRPEDFVSTKNGVAMLICLQNINNVVHLISNLSGVTPNDKFSVRELAVVRLVTPDGRVFLRESSSPSVEYKVINQNYAYLTSHLHLSLNPGANLRNRSSLAVGVAAILASKIDHPASWTTCMFDRLICYGVEFCRSCWSENMKDRLSQDLSNFPTQLRLGQFAVEMKLIPKVCTGQWQSSGICSKNNKLQNELRQTLESYGNALIQINSQVYAIWVKDNFYYLLDPYRHTVATPQKRENGTLSSKWATVRMFRDILTMLNVFHQLLKESNRQSTFTLHVVHIKNIVECPQGYSLKPLPEDAIYDVISLNQSIEFPEQLSSCKKLLYDISDYEPDVPTETEEELLIANKFKLVSDGDKDEKNTEEVDLLETANKSANILKNLSRSTSPRGKQLGQIMKPVAGHPQEPKNQTISMSTRKKGVWPAKATGNLSALRMATSGTSDVDQMEIRDRIDASKEPKSNSILLLTCCDKDHKNQIKPKSVKKKCKTNESQTSFESARLPSDMNSINYPIYSKCPHILAIAGSESGTIESLKRLLDYAFKVSNRVLTMTPWGNYVVFKHATLCGDSYLFYLFDGCTCDIDRFRHLDLNFGTAGLLPFKTKSQVICYMIDSRETRASKLLNTNLDDSRRLFEEFMGRGA; via the exons atggcaaattataGGAAGGATCAAAACCGTTTCAGCTGTCCGGACAGCCAAACATGCAGTCGAAAACGTTCAATctacagcaataacaaaatcgGAGCGAACTACAg TAATTATATGGAACATGATAATTGCGAGAACTATTCAAATTTGCTAGAGTCAAAGAATTGTGGTGTTCCCAAAAGTCAAGTGAACCGATCCAATGTGGTATGTAATGGGAATAAAATTCAGAACCGTACCAAAATTGAAGTGGATTCGATTGGTTCTGCCGTGGGCCTAACCTGTTCCACAACACCAACTGTAAGACGCTGCAAATGCCCCGGAAAGGAGTCACATGATCGAACATTCGCCCAGGATTTTGCCACATATCTTAAGGCCTTTGCTCTGATCTATGTGCTGCCCGAGGAGGAATGGACGACCGAGAATATTGACAAGTTGCTGCTAGAGGGCGAGCAGTTATTTCAAATCTGTTCCGAGGATGATCATGCCGATGGACCGCTGTATCAGAGCAACATTTATACCAACATTGAGGAGCGCGTCAAGCGCAAATTTAAACTGGAAGGACACAGCTTCACAGTGGAGCTGAAGCCGCCATACTTGGGTGAAGAGAAGATACCAATGGAACAACGTCCGCCACACATTATTAGGAATCTCAAGACCATTCTCCAAGCATTTTTCCTTACTGCTCATTACTGTCTGCTGCTCTATAAGGCGGGTTATCTTCTGATCTGGCGACGACGCAAGGTTTTCTTTGTAATGGATGTCAAGGGTCGTCGTCCCGAAGATTTCGTTAGCACCAAGAATGGAGTTGCCATGTTGATTTGTCtccaaaatataaacaatgttGTCCATCTGATCAGCAATCTGAGTGGTGTCACTCCAAACGATAAGTTCTCTGTACGAGAACTAGCTGTCGTCCGTTTGGTTACTCCCGATGGACGCGTATTTCTGCGGGAATCCAGTTCACCGTCCGTCGAATACAAGGTCATCAATCAGAACTATGCCTACCTCACCAGCCATTTACATCTTTCCCTTAATCCTGGCGCAAACCTGCGTAATCGTAGCAGTTtagctgtgggcgtggctgccATATTGGCCTCCAAGATTGATCATCCAGCCTCATGGACAACATGCATGTTTGATCGTCTCATCTGCTATGGTGTTGAGTTTTGTCGTAGTTGCTGGTCTGAAAATATGAAGGACCGCTTGTCCCAGGATCTAAGCAACTTTCCCACTCAGCTGCGTTTGGGACAGTTTGCCGTGGAGATGAAACTAATCCCAAAAGTGTGCACTGGACAATGGCAATCTTCTGGAATATGTTCCAAG aataacaaattacaaaatgagTTACGCCAGACCCTGGAGTCCTACGGAAATGCATTAATTCAGATTAACAGTCAGGTATATGCAATATGGGTTAAGGATAACTTTTACTATTTGCTCGATCCGTATCGACACACGGTGGCGACTCCTCAGAAGAGGGAGAATGGGACTCTGAGCTCCAAATGGGCTACGGTGCGCATGTTTCGAGACATTCTTACCATGCTCAACGTGTTTCATCAGCTGCTCAAGGAGTCCAATCGTCAGTCCACCTTCACACTTCATGTCGTGCACATCAAGAATATAGTCGAGTGTCCTCAGGGATATTCCCTAAAGCCATTGCCAGAAGATGCGATTTACGATGTAATTTCTCTCAACCAATCAATTGAGTTTCCCGAACAACTTAGCAGCTGTAAAAAGCTCCTGTACGACATCAGTGACTATGAACCGGATGTGCCCACTGAGACGGAGGAAGAATTGTTAATtgccaacaaatttaaactggtTAGCGATGGTGATAAGGATGAAAAGAATACTGAAGAAGTTGATCTTTTGGAAACTGCAAATAAATCAGCCAATATTCTAAAGAATTTAAGTCGGTCTACCTCTCCAAGGGGCAAGCAATTAGGTCAAATTATGAAACCAGTTGCTGGGCATCCTCAAGAACCCAAGAATCAAACAATCTCCATGTCAACTCGGAAAAAGGGCGTGTGGCCCGCAAAGGCAACTGGCAATCTGAGTGCTCTCCGAATGGCTACTAGTGGGACAAGCGATGTGGATCAGATGGAGATCAGAGATAGAATTGATGCTTCAAAGGAGCCCAAAAGTAATTCAATTCTACTTTTAACTTGTTGTGACAAGGATCATAAGAACCAAATCAAGCCCAAATCAgttaaaaagaaatgtaaaacCAACGAATCCCAGACGAGTTTTGAATCCGCTAGACTACCGTCCGATATGAATAGCATTAACTATCCCATATATTCCAAGTGTCCACACATTTTGGCCATCGCTGGCTCCGAGAGCGGCACCATTGAGAGCTTGAAACGTTTGTTGGATTACGCATTCAAAGTCAGCAATCGTGTGCTCACCATGACGCCTTGGGGCAACTATGTGGTCTTTAAGCATGCCACTCTATGTGGCGATTcctatttgttttatttgttcgACGGTTGCACTTGTGACATTGATCGCTTCCGGCATTTGGATCTTAACTTTGGTACCGCCGGACTCTTACCCTTCAAGACAAAGAGTCAAGTGATCTGTTATATGATCGATTCTCGGGAGACGCGAGCCTCTAAGCTCTTAAACACAAATCTTGACGATTCCCGTCGCCTATTCGAGGAATTTATGGGACGTGGAGCATAA
- the LOC117786664 gene encoding histone chaperone asf1, giving the protein MAKVHITNVVVLDNPSSFFNPFQFELTFECIEELKEDLEWKMIYVGSAESEDYDQVLDTIYVGPVPEGRHIFVFQADPPDVSKIPEPDAVGVTIVLLTCSYRGQEFVRVGYYVNNDYADQEMRENPPPKPLFDKLTRNILASKPRVTRFKINWDDGHSNGSASNGHENGHDMQMMHDDGPSTSLASASTSVQHEAAMDDNSLAMPMENGVKALNENSNSLAMEC; this is encoded by the coding sequence ATGGCTAAGGTGCATATTACCAATGTTGTGGTGCTGGACAATCCAAGCAGTTTCTTCAATCCATTTCAATTCGAGTTGACATTCGAGTGCATTGAGGAACTGAAGGAAGATCTCGAGTGGAAAATGATCTATGTTGGCTCCGCTGAGTCCGAGGACTATGATCAAGTGCTGGACACTATATACGTTGGCCCAGTGCCCGAGGGTCGTCACATATTCGTCTTTCAGGCCGATCCGCCAGATGTTAGCAAAATTCCCGAACCGGATGCAGTCGGTGTAACTATAGTACTCCTCACCTGCTCGTATCGCGGCCAGGAATTCGTGCGTGTTGGCTACTATGTAAACAATGACTATGCTGACCAGGAGATGCGTGAAAATCCGCCACCCAAGCCGCTTTTTGACAAATTGACGCGCAATATTTTGGCCAGCAAGCCGCGTGTCACACGCTTCAAAATCAACTGGGATGACGGACACAGCAATGGCAGCGCTTCCAATGGACACGAGAATGGACACGATATGCAGATGATGCACGACGATGGACCCTCAACATCGTTGGCTTCGGCGTCGACTTCAGTTCAGCATGAAGCGGCTATGGATGACAACAGTCTGGCAATGCCGATGGAGAATGGAGTCAAGGCGCTCAATGAAAACTCAAATTCACTTGCCATGGAATGTTGA